Part of the Scyliorhinus torazame isolate Kashiwa2021f chromosome 8, sScyTor2.1, whole genome shotgun sequence genome, cgcattgattgttcccctcttcttatcgtctgattagtctggtcactcgcggttggcacagaaagaccgcctcgacgaaatcacaggtcagtctggggattagcaatttaattgatgggatttcatattgttgtttcggcttgggttagggttttgggttgatgtgacatcgcaaatgatgattcaattccaagtataagggttcagaggctgatgggacttcagtaatgaaggttcagtctattatatgggttcaggggctgatgggacttcagtaatgaaggttcagtccagtataactgtttttaaatctgaagatggttcaactctatgtgtgagtgttttaaatatatagttgattaagctaaaattgtctccttggattgtattggcgaaaaacacagttccgaggactagttgagattgtggggaatgctgcatattggttgaagcagaagtctctcaaggggttaacagcagcaggcaaagttgaaaacagacagtgcttctcactcaggccttgagataacagcaccagtcgctagtgtgatcggatacctttcctttgagtcagtgaacaccagcaaagttacgttttgaattaattaaaggaaaccagtgggtttctccacctctttgataaaagttattattttcgaaagcaattgattgaaattgccagaatcttaagttttacttacttgaaataaggtttatctcattttatctggagattaatagaaacttaaagaagatcatggacaccattttaaaaagtgtcaatctggagatgatagttgattttgctaatacttatgtgtatgtaaaagaaaaaaaaacttgttaaaagaaaaattgttaagataaagaaataattaagttgtaaatgttatacaagtttgtgttaagcaaattgtaaatttagttctgagttgagatcagagctaagcttgcaagttgcagtaattcaatttgaattttcaaacatttttaagtttaaaaaaaaaagagcaaatagagacaggaaggacctgggtcacacaagagacgagctacgtagttcaatggctggccttgaattgacagaagaagagaaattcaataatttggaaaagtcagtaaaagttccgtctgcacccatagcatggtctgcgctcattccagaaccaccagagtacaataatatatacccagtcattgctcaccagatttcaaatatgccagaaactcaagcccttttgggtgatagtgtgggtcctgatttaccaacttcacaaccggaagagcaaaaggaactctgtcccacaagcccagttagctctaggacaagatctcggacagcgagagaggggcttgacgctcaccagaaacaattaagcatatcacctaagtctccccaaactaaggagaaatcacaagatacgggaacaaaggaagctgaaacaacttcgtttgaagagaaagaactccccctagtgacagggagagacgttgaagtcttggaacaaccaggggaaatagctagagtgccccctggtgacattcggagacagttaccgattaggaagatgcgaaaccctgacccagggactgcgggagcgaaccccacgatagacgtttacttcccatggacacccagtgagatgatggctattatggctacaatcccagatagaaaaaaatctcctgctgccttcgtggattccttgagaactaccatctcaatttatcaagctgattcaagggacctctgggccctagtccagcagattttaaccccagcagagtaccgcaattatcttaaccacctgaattatgctagtcatgccgcactccagcaggcctatgcgttagacgacgatagaaggacacagatcttgaatgcgttgaatagcacatttcaaaggcccataaatctttctgttatcttagacctaaaacctaggaagactgaagagccagtggaatttctggagcgttttaatgaaatctaccgggggcagtcaggcgatttgctgtattaaaatggtcagaattcccctcaatactgtgctatgttaatgcattgcctatcaccttctgtggttactgctgtgaaatgtaataacataaattggacagagaacgacccttcccagatggcaagggcagtcagattttactggaaggagggtgtaggccaagaaggaggctcagttacaaaggttaagactgagtatgtaatgaaaaaggatgatctgcgacctcaacaagcggcagaaatggtagtttaccagcaggagccccaatatagtgactttgggtgggtggatcagcgaagaggaggatgagacaacagtgctatatttctatcaccccccagtggtggacattagacgttgaacagtcactgcatcacgttaccctggcctatgacagaactggacgaaacagggagttggaggacaaataccggccattacttgagaccgaatggccagtcaaggttacagccacagtcacgggaaaagaaggtacagccgattttgttacaatatcaccacatttatggccacagtcagcttcggtaagccctcatattacacgtcaggtccatgaccagtaccatgccagggatatggggcgaatggtcaggagggcagtggatcattcagatccaacagactacgcacttcaagtcatgccggacggcactaccataaaatattttgaggtccctgaaacgattaacactcgactgcagcatcacaggggacatgatgttttggaatatgtcaatccacaggtctgggcggaatacccatcacaagtgggaaagacaaatgttacacctattaaggtgatgattaaggatcatgtaaagctaccttccattcgacaataccccctgaaatctcaagctgctccatcaatagataaattaattcaagagctgctgaaacagggtattttggtcccttgccaatcagaatgtaacacccccatacttgctgtgcctaaaccagccaaaccagaccagtaccgattagtacaggatttacgttcaatcaatgccatcgcatagccattacatgctctcaccctccaacaggatattacggtgtatagctcccactcggtcatcgcactactgaggcaactgcagactcagcatcttaccgcagctcgtcagaataggtatgagatataccttttgaacaatccacgtctgacatttaaatactgtaccactatcaatccagcctgttttcttagcggtccccctgtccatgaggacgcgcctggtcacgactgtttagccttgattcaggaaactaccacaataaggggcgatttgagtgacatttcgtcagaacaacctgacatgattatgtgtggtcaaatatcccaccggggtttagttaatgacctactgcaggccctccttatgcccgcgcagatttccgttattaaatgcgctgcccacacgaatggtacaaccccagttgacgttggtaatgaacgagcagatcgtgcagcgcgaacagccgcgcaaattcagcaagtgatggtgcctaagatgttaagttagactaaacgatctactataaatatgtctgcttctgacaagtcaatgccaaccatccaagacgtcataaggttacaggaggacgctcctgagagtgataaacaaatgtggaaacggttaggttatacatatgattctgtttcctctttatggaccacgcctgcacatcagacttgtatgtctgatgtgctggctttatgggtcattgaatgtgtacactttgcaactcattgtggggctcgagggactagtgatttgttgctggacacttggtggcaccctaaaatgcaggggttggcccaaagtatcagtaatcggtgtttgatttgtcagcaatataacaccggaaaaggtatcccttgtgggaaggggcaaaccccgttgcccagtggtccctttgagacgctccaaatggattacattgagttggaaaggtgtcaatgttacaaatatattttggtcattgtggatgtgttcagcagatgggttgaggtgtatccgactatcgataataaagccgctactgtggttaaagtcttgatgagggaaatcattccccggtacggtataccagctcagttaagttctgataatgggcctcattttattggacaaattaacaaggagttttgctcccagttgggcatacgccagcagttacactgtgcttacagaccgcaggcggccgggttggttgagagacacaatcagaccctcaaaactaaattggctaaattaagagcagacacgggactgacatggcttaagttgctccccgttgccctcttccagctgcgggttacacctgcaggaccggcccggctctctcccgccgagattctttatggcaggcctcttagaactccctggagcctgcaggttcccagactggttcagtttcatcagatgactgaagaaatgaccacctatgttctagccctcacgcaagtgctcaaggaactccatggccaggtcggcgcggctcaccagccattgcccccagtacctagctcactttcagtccagcccggtagttatgtcatggtcaaaaattggactaggaaggggtcggagccgcgatgggacgggcccttccaagttctccttaccacccccacagcggtTAAAGTGGAGGGCCGAAgtacttgggtccacctacatcactgtaaattgagtccatctccactactgtaaaaggtcggatactaacctgcctcccttctccagtgctattttacaggtgtggagcatgatggagtggaacgcatcgtctgtctgatatttggcttcacttcgcttggcgtgttattggcgatggacaaggaaaaggggaatattatgtatctgtgtagccccaaccaatctacaaggttacatcacctctgcaaaggtgatgttcttcgctgcccccatatacgaggacatggtatcgactcatggaaggtcatcaaagttaaggagaatgcaggagtcatgaagcagttgcaccggtcccggcgatgggaagggaacattatatggacattgccttgttttcggaatacatgtaaattcgattttggatgtattaagagtggtacaataaaggtaaaatcaggctgtcagaagagtgtaggaagaggctatgagaaagagaaagggactagagagaggacggggcgtatgagaagggaagtacagctggaacgtaggttaccgggagatacacttaagttaattaaaggccaaactgaggaaaacccaggtcgtatgaatctcttctaccagatttaccaccgcttgtatggccagggacgggttgtctgctacccaaaccccgcagcggtgtctaggttattttctgtttcaccgctttgcggcactccccaaacggtggttcattgtcagcattccgaaccactgcccgatcaggtcactcttccttacgatccgggttcagcaccaccggctatttgccttccccttcctcgggataattcccattcacagtacgataggctgcgacggtggagggcgtacatacctagccacttcactcccaatagggattcccggttgtacgagaattgcttcagcagtgaaggatatggctgtttgctggtagaggtggacacgaatataacatgtctgtttcccacctgtacggacaggaggtgccatatcacccaggtgtctggccaatgcgtttgttacaacaccacttgcgttccattgaacgccggcctccagctcctctgtggctgggcgaatgtctctcatatcactgttgggactagggctttccgcattgctgggcggcccgaatgggcatttcaaagttggataaactgggaggtgtggggggttccttggctgtcagtgatcgggattattttatttgcggccttaccatcttgggaaatgaaaccttgggagccctcggggcaataaccaaggagttgtctcagctacggttgtttgcaatgcagaaccagtatgctcttgactatcttctggcccgtgagggtggggtatgcgccatagtacagggcaagtgtatcatgggagttcaggacttgaccgctaacatcactaaatttatggatcgcatacgggatcacttggacgggatgcaggatcctggctcttggggtaactggggatttggaggatggaaggactggttgataaatatggccatgtatctagtggtaactatcggctgcatctttgtgggcctggccatccttaaatgtgtgatgggtagaatgcggggtgcactggatcagatcaacgcccctcaaaacttaactgttaaaatccatgagggtgaggcagatgaaggggggctaagacaggacttggaaatgcagcgacggatctttttagatggggaaccgtagctatggattggatagttcggttatcatggaatgataaaaggagggaatgacgaatgtgatataaaatagttactttagagatattagttcatgtaatgtagaaataagccactttgattctggcaggtagagacaaagggatttgagaccgcatggaaaaagcaggaagaggtgtgtctacgagagtgatgctgcattgataggggccagagaaagggattggaagtgagccaatcagaatagatcaaacaagtcaggagggacataggatgacctatgggtgtcgagtatgtgaaacttgataccatttgaattgatttgcagagatccctttgtctctttgttcattcgctttctgggatgtaggagactggatgtctcttatgtttctgtgaaatgaatcaagcttgcaagctgaataaaataacttctttttatgtgcgaatccatctcgacttttattgaggccagactgacggagaaagaattttgggaatcaacagagtcatagttacatgactgtgctaggatgcggagatgggtcacgaaagaCTGaagaggttcatccttaccctgaagcctccgctggaaaatgtaccgttcaaagctctcattcacctcaatgtcgcagtggctgtcaaacttcagcaggactgttttgaattttgttttgtctttgccgtcaacgaacgtgagggagttgtagatgtggatggcgtggtctgccgcggtggagagaaatagcgcaatcttcctggaATCCGATGCTGCTTCGTGGTCGgcagcctcgatgtaccagaggaacttttgcttgaagagcgtccaatttgcgctgaggttgccggagatgcggagctgcggaggaggctggatgttttccatgtcaccggatggctgcttgctggtcaatgctgattcactcgaggtaggtccgtcaattttcagcatcactccgtggtaccatgatttgttaggcaggtcggttcggtgtggactgcacttgatgcagcgatgcgagaaacagacctctaacactgtggaagatccaacacggttttattgaacaacagaactaacatacatatttaactctgggtcgacattatactgaactgactggagaccttgtactagcctgaccagacttactagctaccgcatggtgtttgcacagtgctagctcgtggactttgactgtctcagtggctgggtccagagagagcgggaaacctagtgccctctggctttatagtggtggtatcctgtctggtgattggctgcactgtgctgtgtgcttactggtcatcctgtatgtcaatcactgcctgtctgcactccattatatacatgcgtggatattatgacacctaccaccccttactgtttgcggcctcgtgacccttaaggtcgacccgccttccctttttgcaaacctcaccccggattgcaaacccgtcgccacaaggagcagacggtacagcacccaggacaggaccttcatcaggtctgaggtccagcggctgctgtgggaaggtatcatcgaggccagcaacagcccctggagagcccaagttgtagtggtga contains:
- the LOC140428332 gene encoding uncharacterized protein; this translates as MATFCGSGRAATTEGSRLKTCYFTGVEHDGVERIVCLIFGFTSLGVLLAMDKEKGNIMYLCSPNQSTRLHHLCKGDVLRCPHIRGHGIDSWKVIKVKENAGVMKQLHRSRRWEGNIIWTLPCFRNTCKFDFGCIKSGTIKVKSGCQKSVGRGYEKEKGTRERTGRMRREVQLERRLPGDTLKLIKGQTEENPGRMNLFYQIYHRLYGQGRVVCYPNPAAVSRLFSVSPLCGTPQTVVHCQHSEPLPDQVTLPYDPGSAPPAICLPLPRDNSHSQYDRLRRWRAYIPSHFTPNRDSRLYENCFSSEGYGCLLVEVDTNITCLFPTCTDRRCHITQVSGQCVCYNTTCVPLNAGLQLLCGWANVSHITVGTRAFRIAGRPEWAFQSWINWEVWGVPWLSVIGIILFAALPSWEMKPWEPSGQ